Within the Thermanaeromonas toyohensis ToBE genome, the region AAATCCCAGTGAAGAGCTTATCCTAGAATTTGAAGAAAAAAGAAAAAAGCTTAAGCAACAGCAAGAACTGCTGATCTGGGGTGGTCCTGCAGCGACCAAGGATGGTAAAAGAGTAGAACTTGCCGCCAATATAAGAGACCCTAGGGAGGCGAAAGCGGCCATAAAACAGGGGGCTGAGGGCATCGGACTTTTCCGGACGGAATTTTTATTTATAAATCGTGAGCAGCCTCCCAGCGAAGAGGAACAATTTGAAACATACCGGGAAGTATTGGAACTGATGGAAGGAAGACCAGTAGTTGTTCGTACCTTGGATATCGGCGGAGATAAGCCCCTGCCTTATTTAGACCTGGCCCAGGAAGAAAATCCCTTTTTGGGATTAAGAGGTATAAGGTTAACCTTAAAGTACCGGGATTTATTTAAGACCCAGCTTAAGGCTTTACTCCGGGCTTCCCTTTATGGCAACTTAAAGATAATGTACCCGATGGTGGCCAGTATAGAGGAGGTAAGGGAGGCTAAGAAGATACTAGAAGAAGCCAAGAATGAAGTAAATAAATGGGCACCGGTAGAAATAGGGATAATGATTGAAACCCCGGCCGCTGCTTTATCTGCAGATATATTAGCTCGCGAGGTAGATTTCTTTAGCATCGGTACCAATGATCTTACCCAGTATACTCTGGCGGTAGACCGGGGAAATGAAGAAGTAACGGCTTTATACGATCCTTATCACCCCGCTATCTTACGGCTTATATATACTACAGTAGAAGCAGCTCACAAGTTTAACAAATGGGTAGGTCTGTGCGGTGAGCTAGGGGGAGAAGTGACAGCAGCGGCCCTCTTGGTGGGACTAGGCCTAGATGAGATAAGCATGAGCCCTATTTTTATACCCCAAGTAAAACAGGCTATCCTCCATCTTTCTTATGAAGAGGCTAGAAAGCTCGCTTTAAAAGCCTTAGAACTCTTAAGCGGACAGGAAGTCCGGGAATTGTTATATGCAGGAACTAAAGGTTATTGATCTGGGCAGAAAAGATTATCTGTCCACTTACGAGCTTCAGCTTGAGCTAGTAGACAAGCGGATCAGAGGAGAGATAGGTGATGTATTGGTTTTAGTAGAACATTTCCCCCCTGTAATAACCCTGGGTCGAAGTAGTAAAAAAGAGCATCTCCTGGTGGGCCCAGAAGTTTTAAAGGAGCTGGGGATAGAGCTTGTGGAAGTGGACCGGGGTGGTGATATCACCTACCACGGTCCGGGCCAGATAGTAGGTTACCCTATCTTAGACTTAAACTATTATGGAAAAGATTTACACAGGTTATTGAGGCTTTATGAGGAAGTGATGCTTAAGGTAGTAGCTAGTTATGGGTTAATAGGTAGCCGTAAACAAGGGCTAACAGGAGCTTGGGTGGGGGATAAAAAGATTGGTGCTATAGGAGTGGCTGTAAAGCGTTGGGTAACTTACCACGGGTTTGCTTTTAATGTACAGGCAACCTTAGAAAACTTTTCTCTGATCGTGCCTTGTGGGTTGCAGGATTATGGGGTTACCTCTTTAGAAGATTTAATAGGGCGCCCTGTACCTATGGAAGAAGTTAAAGAACGGCTCCTTAAAGCTTTTAGAGAGGTGTTTGGTTTCTTTTAGGTTACCAGGGCTTCGCTAAGGTAGAAGATTTAGGTACAACGCCAATGCCGCGCTCAAATAATAACTTTGTGATATCACAGGGAATGTGATATAACAAAATAAGTTAGGTCTGTGCGGTGAGCTAGGGGGAGAAGTGACAGCAGCGGCCCTTTTAGTGGGACTAGGCCTAGATGAGATAACGCTAGAGCCACACCTCTATTGACACCAGGGGAAATCATATACTAAAATCATAAACGAAAAAATTAATAAAGATAACCCGGCCAGGTGCCCGTCTAGGGAGAATAGGGAATTGGGTGTGAATCCCAAGCGGTCCCGCCACTGTAACCGGGGAGCGAACCTAAAAGAAGGCCACTGTTCCTTAACCCGGAGGGTAGAAGTTTAGCTACCGGGGAAGGGGGATGGGAAGGCGCAGGGGAGCAAGGATCCGGGAGCCAGGAGACCTGCCTGGTCGTAAGGAGTACACCTTCTCGCGGAAAGAAGGTGGGAAGCCCTGAGGATGATGGTAAAGTTCTCAGCGATGCTGGGAACTTTTTTATTTTACTTATTTAAAGGTAAAGGAGGTAGCCGCTCCATGACTCAACTGACCAGCGCCCGGCAAGGAATAATTACACCAGAAATGGAGGAGGTGGCTCTCAAAGAGGGGGTTACCCCGGAATTTATAAGGCAGGGAGTGGCCGAGGGAACCATAGTAATCCCCCGCAATGTTAAGCGCCGGAATATAGTTCCTATAGGTATCGGAAAAGGGCTTAGAACTAAGGTAAGCGCAAGTGTGGGGTTGTATGGAGACAGGGCAGAAATGGGGGTAGAAATAGCTAAAATTAAAGCAGCAGTAGAAGCGGGCGCGGATGCTATTATGGACCTTAGTGTAAGCGGGGATATCAACGCCATGCGCGAGGCTTCCCTCACCTCTACGCCTACTCCTGTTGGTACCTTACCTATCTACCAGGCCTTTGCCGAAGCGGCTAGAAAATATGGATCTTCACTCAAAATGGAAGTGGAAGAACTGTTTGAAGTTATCGAGCGCCAGGCTGCCGAAGGCGTAGATTTTTTCGGGCTACATTGCGGACTCACCATGGAAATAGTGGAGCGGGCCCAAAGGGAAGGGAGAGTAGATCCCTTAGTGAGCTACGGGGGTTCCCATCTTATGGGATGGATGTTGTATCACCGCAAGGAAAATCCCTTGTATGAGCACTACGATCGCCTTCTGGCTATCGCCTATAAATATGATGTTACTTTAAGCTTAGCCGATGGGATGCGACCGGGGTGCTTGGCCGACTCTTTAGATGGGGCCCAGGTACAGGAACTGGTGGTCTTAGGGGAATTGGTAAGGAGGGCTAGAAAAGCAGGCGTACAAGTAATGGTTAAAGGGCCGGGGCATGTTCCTTTAAATAAACTTAAAACTACTATAGCGCTTGAGAAAAGCCTTTGCCAAGGAGCACCCTACTTCGTTTTCGGCCCTGTTGTTACAGATATTGCTGCAGGCTATGACCACATAAGCGCGGCCATAGGGGGGGCTATCAGCGCTTGGGCGGGCGCGGAGTTTATTTGCTATGTAACTTCCGCCGAGCATCTAGGCCTACCTGATATAGAGCAGGTGCGGGAAGGTGTGATAGCTGCGCGCATCGCTGCCCACGCCGCTGATCTAGCCAAGGGGGCATCTAAAGCTTACGACTGGGATTTAGCCCTTTCCCGAGCCAGAAAAGAGTTAGATTGGCAGAAACAGATTTCCTTAGCCATTGACCCCGAACGGGCAAGTAAGTTGCGTAGGGAAAGAAGCGAGGCTTCTTCGTTGGCTTGTACTATGTGTGGTAAGTACTGTGCTATGGCTATTGTGTCCCATTATTTAGGAACTCCTAGGCTTAGCTGTTAGACTCCTCAGTAGCAAGGTAAGGCATAGTGAGAGGTTAAAAGAACCCGCAATAAAAAAGAAAGGGTGATAGTAATGACCCAGGTCCTGGCTGCACGTGCAGGGAAGATAACTTCTGAGATGGAGTGGGTCGCTGCCCAGGAAGGTGTAGACGTAAAGTTTGTCCAGAGGGGTGTTGCCGAAGGCAGAATAGTTATCCCCCGCAATGTAAAACGTAAAGAATTTAACTACTGCGGTATAGGAGAGGGGCTGCGGGTAAAGGTGAACGCCCTTATCGGTACTTCCAGCGACCGTTCCGATCCAGCTATGGAGGAGAAAAAGTTGGCCGCGGCGGAGGCGGCGGGGTGCGATGCTGTGATGGATTTAAGCACAGGCGGAGATATCGATGCCATGAGGCGCCTCGTGCTGGAAAAGGCTCATGTAGCAGTGGGGACCGTACCCCTTTACCAGGCGGCTATTGAGGCTATTGAAAAACATGGGAGCATCGTAGCTATGACGCCCGAGGATATGTTTGAAGCAATTGAAAAGCAGGCTGCCGATGGTGTTGATTTTATGGCCATACATTGCGCTTTAAATTTTGATATTATCAAGCGTCTTCAAGGTAGTGGCCGGGTTACAGATATCGTAAGCCGGGGAGGAGCTTTTCTTACAGGCTGGATGTTATATAACAATAAGGAAAATCCTTTATATGAACAGTTTGACCGCTTGCTTGAGATCTTAAAGAAATATGACGTTACCTTAAGCCTGGGTGACGCCGTCCGTCCCGGTTCTACTGCTGATTCCCTAGATGGACTCCAGCTCATGGGGCTTATAACCGCCGGTGAACTTGTGGCCCGCGCCCGGGCAGCCGGAGTCCAGGTGATGGTAGAAGGACCGGGACACGTACCTTTGCACCACATTGAGACTACCATATTGCTACAAAAGCGTTTATGCGGTGGTGCGCCCTATTTTATCCTAGGAACTCTACCTACGGATGTAGCCCCGGGATACGATCATATTGTGGCAGCTATAGGCGGGGCCCTTGCTGCTTATGCCGGAGCCGATTTTTTATGCTATGTAACACCTGCTGAACATTTGGGATTGCCTACTGAAGAAGATGTGAAAGAAGGGGTTATGGCAGCCCGTATCGCCGCCCAGGCAGCGGATCTGGCCAGGGGTAATAAGCGGGCCTGGCAAAGGAATGTAGAAATGGCCCAGGCCCGGGTAAATGGAGATGTAAAAACTCAAATTAGGCTTTCCCTGGACCCGGAGAAGGTAAAGTCGGCCTTGGGTAATTTAGCCCCAGACCAGCCTTGCGTTATGTGTGGGAAAGAATGCGCAGTTAAGATCGCGGCCCAGTATTTTGGTATAAACTTAAGGAGTTGAAAGGCTTGAGATTTATAGAGTTCTTGCTGGCTGTACAATTCCTTACCAGGATACCCATAACTATCCGCGCCCCCGTAGAAGAAAAAGACCTGGCCAGGTCCATGGCTTTTTTCCCACTAGTGGGGGTGCTCTTAGGTGTCTTAGCCGCAAGTTGCCATGCTTTAATCTCTCCCTTTTTGGGCAGGCCGGCTGGCGACCTTTTGGCCTTAGTTTTCTTAGTGGTGATAACCGGGAATTTGCACGGGGATGGTCTAATGGATACTGCTGATGGCCTTTTTAGCGGACGTTCGCGCGAAGAGATTTTAGAAATCATGAAGGATAGCCGGGTGGGATCCCACGGGGCCACCGCAGGGTTCCTGGTGTTTTTGGCTAAGTTTGTTCTTTTAGGCCAGCTCCCCGGAAAAGGGGTGACTTTGGGCCTTATCCTTATGACGGCTTTAGGCCGTTGGGCGCAAGTTTATGGTGCAGCGCTATACCCTTATGTCCGTAAAGGTCGAGGGGCGGGAAATTTTACAGTTTATGTTGGGTTCCGCGAACTTTTCTGGGCTTCGGTGACCGTGCTGGGTTTTCTGGTAGTTCTCCTAGGTTTTAAAGGGATCTTTTTGGCAGGAGGTGTTCTTGCTGGAGTTGCCGGTTTAGGGTGGCTTATCCGCAAGAAAATAGGAGGTATGACAGGTGATACTCTGGGTGCCCTAAATGAATGTACTGAGGTTTTAACTCTACTTATCTTGCAGGTTCTCCTTTAAAGGAAGAGGTGTAGAGAAGGTCTGTCTTGTCTAGTAAGCGAGGAACTTTTTCCAAGCGAATTTTACTAAAGTCCTGTTCGCGAGGGTTTAAGGCCGCATTTAAGGCCGTAAAGTTTAAAGTAAAGTAGGCCTAGATTAACAGGTCTAGATTAGAAGAAGATACGCTAGAGGTTAAGCCGTCGATGTGGGGGAGGTTAGGCGATGGGACTTACGTTAGAAGTGACTGTCCAGGGTATTAAGCCCGTAAAGGAAGAATGGCAAAAGAAGGCCCGGGAGCATTTAAAGAATTTGGCTATTCCTCAGGGGAGCCTGGGAGAACTTTTGCTCCTCGCTGAACGCCTGGCCGCCATCAAAGAGACTTTAAAGCCTTCCGTCCGCCATAAAGCGGTCGTTACCATGGCCGGAGACCACGGAGTAGTAGAGGAAGGGGTAAGTAACTTCCCCCAGGAGGTGACCCCCCAGATGGTGGCCAATTTCGTGGCCGGTGGGGCGGCCATCAATGTTCTGGCGGAAGTGGTAGGAGCCCAAGTCATCGTGGTAGACATGGGCGTGGCCGCTGATCTTAGTGATTTGGTTAAAGCAGGGAAAATCCTTTCTTACAAGATAGGTTATGGAACTAGAAATATAGCCAGGGAGCCGGCCATGACTCGTGAACAGGCCATCTCGTCTATAGAGGCGGGCATAGAAATTGCTAGTACTTTAATTAAAAAGGGTGTTGAGCTCTTGGGCACCGGAGACATGGGTATAGGTAATACGACCCCTAGTAGCGCTATTTTAGCTGCCCTTTCGGGGTTGCCTGTAGCCGAAGTGACGGGAAGAGGGACAGGGATAAGTGAAGAGGCCTGGCAAAACAAGGTTCGGGTTATTGAGAGAGCCCTTAAAGTGAACAAGCCCGATCCGCGGGATCCTATAGATGTTTTGGCCAAAGTAGGCGGATTTGAAATTGGTGGGATAGCGGGACTCATTTTAGGGGCGGCTTACTACCGGGTACCGGTGGTCATAGACGGGTTCATATCTTCCGCTGGGGCTCTCCTTGCCCGAGAGTTAGCCCCTTCTTGCGTGGATTACATGTTCGCTGGGCATCTTTCTAAGGAGCCGGGGCATAAGTTTATGCTGCAAAGATTAGGCCTTAAGCCCCTCCTCGACCTGGACTTAAGATTGGGAGAAGGTACCGGTGCTGCCCTGGCCATGAATATTATAGAAGCTGCTGCCCAGGTGATAGGTAAGATGCTTACCTTTGAGGAAGCAGGGGTATCCAGGAGTCGGGGGAGGGTAGAATAGTGAATGAGGCCCTTACCTTATCTTAAGTACGATCCTCAGGATACGAGCCCCCAATACCTTGAAGATCTGACCTGTGCCTATTGGTTTTCTGAAGTTCTTTTTAGCGCAGTAGAATGGGATCTCTTCACCCTCCTGGAACCGGAGGGCAAAAGTCTTGAGGAAATAGCACAGGTGCTTAAAGTTAGTTCTCCGGCGTTAAAGCGTTTCCTGGAAGCCCTCTGTACCTTAGGGCTAGTCAGCCGTTATAGAGATTTATTTTGCAATACCGCTATGGCCCAGAAGTACTTGGTGAAGGGGAAGGAATCTTACCTGGGCGATTCTATCCTGTGGCGCCGGTTCCTGGCTTCTCACTGGGGTGATCTTAAGGCCTGCCTTAAAGCCGGCGGGAGGGTAAGCTTCCCTCCCGCCGAGGAGGATCCCCGGTGTTTATCCTCCCGGATCCATAAGTTTCTTCGCGCCATGGATAACGTGGCAAAAATTAAAGTACAGGAATTGCTCCCTATGGTGGAGGAGATCCCTCTAAAGGGAGAGCTTTTGGATGTGGGGGCCGGTTCCGGGGCCATGGCAGCCGGCTTTTTAAGGCGTTTCCCTTCCCTTACAGCTACTCTCCTTGACCTTCCCCATGTGCTGGAGCATACTAAGGAATTCATGCGAGGCAGGAATCTAGAAGATAGGGTAAAGTATCTGCCGGCTAATGTTTTGGAAGCTTGGCCTTTAAAGGAACATAAATTTAACGTAATTATCTTGTCCAACCTTATTCACACCTACGGGGAAG harbors:
- the lipB gene encoding lipoyl(octanoyl) transferase LipB, coding for MQELKVIDLGRKDYLSTYELQLELVDKRIRGEIGDVLVLVEHFPPVITLGRSSKKEHLLVGPEVLKELGIELVEVDRGGDITYHGPGQIVGYPILDLNYYGKDLHRLLRLYEEVMLKVVASYGLIGSRKQGLTGAWVGDKKIGAIGVAVKRWVTYHGFAFNVQATLENFSLIVPCGLQDYGVTSLEDLIGRPVPMEEVKERLLKAFREVFGFF
- the bzaB gene encoding B12 lower ligand biosynthesis ThiC-like protein BzaB produces the protein MTQVLAARAGKITSEMEWVAAQEGVDVKFVQRGVAEGRIVIPRNVKRKEFNYCGIGEGLRVKVNALIGTSSDRSDPAMEEKKLAAAEAAGCDAVMDLSTGGDIDAMRRLVLEKAHVAVGTVPLYQAAIEAIEKHGSIVAMTPEDMFEAIEKQAADGVDFMAIHCALNFDIIKRLQGSGRVTDIVSRGGAFLTGWMLYNNKENPLYEQFDRLLEILKKYDVTLSLGDAVRPGSTADSLDGLQLMGLITAGELVARARAAGVQVMVEGPGHVPLHHIETTILLQKRLCGGAPYFILGTLPTDVAPGYDHIVAAIGGALAAYAGADFLCYVTPAEHLGLPTEEDVKEGVMAARIAAQAADLARGNKRAWQRNVEMAQARVNGDVKTQIRLSLDPEKVKSALGNLAPDQPCVMCGKECAVKIAAQYFGINLRS
- the cobT gene encoding nicotinate-nucleotide--dimethylbenzimidazole phosphoribosyltransferase produces the protein MGLTLEVTVQGIKPVKEEWQKKAREHLKNLAIPQGSLGELLLLAERLAAIKETLKPSVRHKAVVTMAGDHGVVEEGVSNFPQEVTPQMVANFVAGGAAINVLAEVVGAQVIVVDMGVAADLSDLVKAGKILSYKIGYGTRNIAREPAMTREQAISSIEAGIEIASTLIKKGVELLGTGDMGIGNTTPSSAILAALSGLPVAEVTGRGTGISEEAWQNKVRVIERALKVNKPDPRDPIDVLAKVGGFEIGGIAGLILGAAYYRVPVVIDGFISSAGALLARELAPSCVDYMFAGHLSKEPGHKFMLQRLGLKPLLDLDLRLGEGTGAALAMNIIEAAAQVIGKMLTFEEAGVSRSRGRVE
- the ptsP gene encoding phosphoenolpyruvate--protein phosphotransferase; translated protein: MIKGLSISPGIGIGKIYKLGGMQVDILERTISEEEIPGEMKRLEEALDKAKVELKELVLKSREKIGKEEAQIFEAHLLILEDPSLTDKITEKIKGEKKNASWAVKEAVEEVARTFEALDDEYFRARAVDIRDIGERLINFLESGHRRTGEIPPGSVVAAKELTPSETASFSAEIIRGILTEKGGPTSHAAIVARALGIPAISSLPGLMDKVNDGDIVVLDGTEGVVYLNPSEELILEFEEKRKKLKQQQELLIWGGPAATKDGKRVELAANIRDPREAKAAIKQGAEGIGLFRTEFLFINREQPPSEEEQFETYREVLELMEGRPVVVRTLDIGGDKPLPYLDLAQEENPFLGLRGIRLTLKYRDLFKTQLKALLRASLYGNLKIMYPMVASIEEVREAKKILEEAKNEVNKWAPVEIGIMIETPAAALSADILAREVDFFSIGTNDLTQYTLAVDRGNEEVTALYDPYHPAILRLIYTTVEAAHKFNKWVGLCGELGGEVTAAALLVGLGLDEISMSPIFIPQVKQAILHLSYEEARKLALKALELLSGQEVRELLYAGTKGY
- the thiC gene encoding phosphomethylpyrimidine synthase ThiC, whose protein sequence is MTQLTSARQGIITPEMEEVALKEGVTPEFIRQGVAEGTIVIPRNVKRRNIVPIGIGKGLRTKVSASVGLYGDRAEMGVEIAKIKAAVEAGADAIMDLSVSGDINAMREASLTSTPTPVGTLPIYQAFAEAARKYGSSLKMEVEELFEVIERQAAEGVDFFGLHCGLTMEIVERAQREGRVDPLVSYGGSHLMGWMLYHRKENPLYEHYDRLLAIAYKYDVTLSLADGMRPGCLADSLDGAQVQELVVLGELVRRARKAGVQVMVKGPGHVPLNKLKTTIALEKSLCQGAPYFVFGPVVTDIAAGYDHISAAIGGAISAWAGAEFICYVTSAEHLGLPDIEQVREGVIAARIAAHAADLAKGASKAYDWDLALSRARKELDWQKQISLAIDPERASKLRRERSEASSLACTMCGKYCAMAIVSHYLGTPRLSC
- a CDS encoding putative PEP-binding protein; protein product: MCGELGGEVTAAALLVGLGLDEITLEPHLY
- the cobS gene encoding adenosylcobinamide-GDP ribazoletransferase, producing the protein MRFIEFLLAVQFLTRIPITIRAPVEEKDLARSMAFFPLVGVLLGVLAASCHALISPFLGRPAGDLLALVFLVVITGNLHGDGLMDTADGLFSGRSREEILEIMKDSRVGSHGATAGFLVFLAKFVLLGQLPGKGVTLGLILMTALGRWAQVYGAALYPYVRKGRGAGNFTVYVGFRELFWASVTVLGFLVVLLGFKGIFLAGGVLAGVAGLGWLIRKKIGGMTGDTLGALNECTEVLTLLILQVLL